A part of Myxococcus landrumus genomic DNA contains:
- a CDS encoding GDSL-type esterase/lipase family protein: MPPPTGPLRPPPTRQDRPPVRSPDDEAASDGESFDPPPKSQSHVALLDFLKARTTGLTLTLTVALALGLSLAPIPESWRPIPSLQQGPLGQKLLALVVPASFRGGRPAPLPEVDAASPDTPKAPTLPDEDSAEDAGPEVAANPTTPPPAVPTTPGIGLEELSAPTLARAVELEALRERMSAQHVDIEPNCRKARADGTCEEDGLAPFLRALGELRSDTRRTPVRVVHLGDSLVASDYITDVVRDRLQERFGSGGKGFLFITRPASAGRWTRSGRGSDGWEIARLVDTKWPRDRVGWTGVAFTAASGSQNTKYDVEGSRVAELFFLAQPASGSVQLSVDGRPLQRVQTRGFSKTKSEAAFARVAIPEGAKTLTLTTSGKVELHGVTLETGTPGVIYDTVGLLGGMAEVYLRAQPAAFRAQLRQRKPAMVVLMVGGNEAFFYSRDRTTLDEVRAQMKELVSRVRANVPDAACLVMSPIDAGVRTMGGELVPRRGSKEVSDIFREEARLGGCAFWDAYSAMGGEGAALRWLEAGLMLEDLVHPRAKGSDLLGHLFDLALQRSFAKTHAPLVPVLDAAGLQGADSALLKTFDRLRRREAGEALRVGIAQLGASHTASHYFTDAVRGVLTQRFGDAGRGFIAAGKASPRLEKARVARELVGDWKVEDALESPPGGLWGLTGIRAVGAPGAKLRIEFCKDCPEAKTLSGRLDLYALDVPDTAAPEIRIDGEAMPPDAPLPEPLAAPTVRIRSFPVTGASHQVEVEAPRSSGVTVLGAALEYDTPGVVMDALGLPGSTAFTLRNMDAGAVDSQLASRRPDLLVFWYGTNEAGLADLDAAGLTNDYTALIARLRKATGNAECLLLGPTDRLQQDANARWTEAPALGSVLSVLPQVARDAGCAYWSPRAAMGGERAMLRWQRARPVLGHADGVHLTPEGYERLAASFARDFLAAYEQHKKGVPTAARMDGN, from the coding sequence ATGCCGCCCCCCACCGGGCCGTTGCGACCCCCACCCACCCGCCAGGACAGGCCGCCCGTCCGCTCCCCGGACGATGAAGCGGCCTCGGACGGCGAGAGTTTTGACCCGCCCCCGAAAAGCCAGTCTCATGTCGCGCTGTTGGACTTCCTCAAGGCCAGAACCACCGGGCTGACGCTCACCCTCACCGTCGCACTGGCGCTGGGGCTTTCACTCGCCCCGATTCCGGAGTCGTGGCGGCCCATTCCAAGCCTCCAGCAAGGCCCGTTGGGCCAGAAGCTCCTGGCCTTGGTGGTCCCCGCGTCGTTCCGAGGAGGCCGCCCCGCGCCCCTCCCCGAGGTCGACGCCGCCTCGCCGGACACGCCCAAGGCCCCCACCCTCCCGGACGAGGACTCCGCCGAGGACGCCGGCCCCGAGGTGGCCGCCAACCCCACCACGCCGCCCCCCGCCGTGCCCACCACGCCCGGCATCGGCCTGGAGGAGCTCAGCGCGCCCACCCTTGCGCGCGCCGTGGAGCTGGAGGCCCTGCGCGAGCGGATGAGCGCGCAGCACGTGGACATCGAGCCCAACTGCCGCAAGGCCCGGGCGGACGGCACCTGTGAGGAGGACGGCCTGGCGCCCTTCCTGCGCGCGCTGGGAGAGCTTCGCTCGGACACGCGGCGCACGCCCGTGCGCGTGGTGCACCTGGGCGACTCGCTGGTCGCGTCGGACTACATCACCGACGTGGTGCGAGACAGGCTCCAGGAGCGCTTCGGCTCTGGCGGCAAGGGCTTCCTCTTCATCACCCGCCCCGCGAGCGCGGGCCGGTGGACGCGCTCCGGACGGGGCTCGGATGGCTGGGAGATCGCGCGGCTGGTGGACACCAAGTGGCCCCGCGACAGGGTGGGCTGGACGGGCGTGGCCTTCACCGCGGCCAGCGGCTCGCAGAACACGAAGTACGACGTGGAGGGCTCGCGCGTCGCGGAGCTGTTCTTCCTGGCCCAGCCCGCCAGCGGCTCCGTGCAGCTCTCCGTGGATGGCCGGCCGCTGCAGCGCGTGCAGACGCGCGGCTTCTCGAAGACGAAGTCGGAGGCGGCCTTCGCGCGAGTCGCCATCCCCGAGGGCGCCAAGACGCTGACGCTCACCACGTCTGGCAAGGTGGAGCTGCACGGCGTCACGCTGGAGACGGGCACCCCGGGCGTCATCTACGACACGGTGGGCCTGTTGGGCGGCATGGCGGAGGTGTACCTGCGCGCCCAGCCCGCGGCCTTCCGCGCGCAGCTGAGGCAGCGCAAGCCCGCCATGGTGGTGCTGATGGTGGGCGGCAACGAGGCGTTCTTCTACTCGCGAGACCGCACGACGCTGGACGAGGTGCGCGCGCAGATGAAGGAGCTGGTGTCGCGCGTGCGCGCCAACGTGCCGGACGCGGCGTGCCTGGTCATGTCCCCCATCGACGCGGGCGTGCGCACCATGGGCGGCGAGCTGGTGCCGCGCCGAGGCTCCAAGGAGGTCTCCGACATCTTCCGCGAGGAGGCGCGCCTGGGCGGCTGCGCGTTCTGGGACGCGTACAGCGCCATGGGTGGCGAGGGCGCCGCGCTGCGCTGGCTGGAGGCTGGGCTGATGTTGGAGGACCTGGTGCATCCCCGCGCGAAGGGCTCCGACCTCCTGGGCCACCTCTTCGACCTGGCGCTCCAGCGGAGCTTCGCGAAGACGCATGCGCCGCTGGTGCCGGTGCTGGATGCCGCGGGACTCCAGGGAGCGGACTCCGCGCTGCTGAAGACCTTCGACCGGCTGCGACGCCGCGAAGCGGGTGAAGCCCTGCGCGTGGGCATCGCGCAGCTGGGCGCATCCCATACGGCCTCGCACTACTTCACGGACGCGGTGCGCGGCGTGCTGACCCAGCGCTTCGGCGACGCGGGCCGAGGCTTCATCGCCGCGGGCAAGGCGTCTCCTCGGCTGGAGAAGGCGCGCGTGGCTCGCGAGCTGGTGGGCGACTGGAAGGTGGAGGACGCGCTGGAGTCTCCGCCCGGTGGACTGTGGGGCCTGACGGGCATCCGCGCCGTGGGCGCGCCGGGCGCGAAGCTGCGCATCGAGTTCTGCAAGGACTGCCCGGAGGCGAAGACGCTCTCGGGGCGCCTGGACCTCTACGCGCTGGACGTGCCGGACACGGCCGCCCCCGAGATTCGAATCGACGGAGAGGCCATGCCTCCCGACGCGCCGCTCCCCGAGCCCCTGGCCGCCCCCACCGTCCGCATCCGCTCGTTCCCTGTCACGGGGGCCTCGCATCAGGTGGAAGTGGAGGCGCCGCGGAGCAGTGGCGTGACGGTGCTCGGCGCCGCGCTGGAGTACGACACGCCCGGCGTGGTGATGGATGCGCTGGGGCTGCCCGGCTCGACGGCCTTCACGCTGCGGAACATGGACGCGGGCGCGGTGGACTCGCAGCTCGCCTCGCGGCGACCGGACCTGCTCGTCTTCTGGTACGGCACGAACGAAGCGGGCCTCGCGGACCTGGACGCGGCGGGACTGACGAACGACTACACGGCGCTCATCGCCCGGCTGCGCAAGGCCACGGGCAACGCCGAGTGCCTGCTGTTGGGCCCCACGGACCGGTTGCAGCAGGACGCGAACGCCCGCTGGACGGAGGCGCCCGCGCTGGGCTCGGTGCTGAGCGTGCTGCCCCAGGTGGCTCGGGACGCGGGCTGCGCGTACTGGTCTCCCCGCGCGGCCATGGGCGGTGAGCGGGCCATGCTGCGCTGGCAGCGCGCGCGTCCGGTGCTGGGCCACGCGGACGGCGTCCACCTGACCCCGGAAGGCTACGAGCGGCTGGCGGCGAGCTTCGCGCGCGACTTCCTGGCCGCCTACGAGCAGCACAAGAAGGGTGTCCCCACCGCCGCACGCATGGACGGAAACTGA
- a CDS encoding mannose-1-phosphate guanylyltransferase yields the protein MALYPVIMAGGSGTRFWPLSRQARPKQFLPLASKQPLITDTAARLKGLSTVKNTFIVCGPLHAKAAAKLVKGLPKGNLLVEPVARNTAPAIALAALHVAARDPEGVMVVLPSDHHVADVPGFKRTLAEAARIAEGGHIVTLGIQPNRPETGYGYIQVGGALEGGGRAVKAFKEKPDVETARGYVSSGEYLWNGGIFVFRADVILAAFAQHMPEMKKGLEALRKTVGKRTYASVLKKVFPKLPSISIDYGVMEKASNIAVLPGDFGWSDVGSFAAIPEVRPADANGNVISGDLAVVVDCQGCVVLADKRPLSVVGLKDVVVVDSGDAVLVVPREKSQDVRKVVEALKARKLQKYL from the coding sequence ATGGCCCTCTACCCCGTCATCATGGCTGGTGGTTCCGGCACTCGCTTCTGGCCCCTGTCCCGCCAGGCGCGCCCCAAGCAGTTCCTGCCGTTGGCCTCGAAGCAGCCGCTCATCACCGACACCGCCGCGCGCCTCAAGGGCCTGTCGACGGTGAAGAACACCTTCATCGTGTGCGGCCCGCTGCACGCGAAGGCGGCGGCGAAGCTGGTGAAGGGGCTGCCCAAGGGGAACCTGCTGGTGGAGCCCGTGGCGCGCAACACCGCGCCCGCCATCGCGCTGGCCGCCCTCCATGTCGCCGCCAGGGACCCGGAAGGCGTCATGGTGGTGCTGCCCTCGGACCACCATGTGGCGGACGTGCCCGGCTTCAAGCGCACGCTGGCGGAGGCCGCGCGCATCGCGGAGGGTGGGCACATCGTCACGCTGGGCATCCAGCCCAACCGCCCCGAGACGGGCTATGGCTACATCCAGGTGGGCGGCGCGCTGGAGGGCGGCGGCCGGGCGGTGAAGGCGTTCAAGGAGAAGCCCGACGTGGAGACGGCCCGGGGCTATGTGTCCTCGGGGGAGTACCTGTGGAACGGCGGCATCTTCGTCTTCCGCGCGGACGTCATCCTGGCGGCCTTCGCGCAGCACATGCCGGAGATGAAGAAGGGCCTGGAGGCGCTGCGCAAGACGGTGGGCAAGCGCACCTACGCGTCGGTGTTGAAGAAGGTGTTCCCCAAGCTGCCCTCCATCTCCATCGACTACGGCGTGATGGAGAAGGCGTCCAACATCGCGGTGCTGCCGGGTGACTTCGGCTGGTCCGACGTGGGCTCGTTCGCGGCGATTCCCGAGGTGCGCCCCGCGGATGCGAACGGCAACGTCATCTCCGGCGACCTGGCGGTGGTGGTGGACTGTCAGGGCTGCGTGGTGCTCGCGGACAAACGCCCGCTGTCGGTGGTGGGGCTCAAGGACGTCGTGGTGGTGGACTCCGGGGACGCGGTGCTGGTGGTTCCCCGTGAGAAGAGCCAGGACGTGCGCAAGGTCGTCGAGGCGCTCAAGGCGCGGAAGCTCCAGAAGTACCTGTAG
- a CDS encoding serine/threonine-protein kinase, with the protein MACGHCAVEHPAGTSCPAVPSLEGQHHGPLVLRGAVGVGTLGTVYRAEHGPSGHLFAVKVLHPRLAVQPAVKAAFLEEARRLRALRHRHVARVLDARPGPLGLPCLLMEYVEGEAFSRLPVPLVPGAAVGLLAQVLEALEAAHARGLVHGGLSAECLRLTRDSRVKVLGFGSRAVLSARLTPRERACGMVVGSPSFLAPEQWAGRAVDARTDVYALGVVGYLLVTGRLPFGFGRVGAMSPVEPRVLAPRVPPALSAVLLRALAERPEERFEDARAFREALLDGVGRATARTRTLRGDVSLFGDVMPEDGATPMHAALRDVAHVQDAMRRAAASHELSTRDGTAEAPASRHGTGSSRDSKDSACAPVGTRGLSMLDASPGGATEPLRVRLGLAPDAEFVPVKVSEVTVEGFFAAWAGPLPPLAAQLPVELSLGGRMVACDCDVVRHVTREEARLGNGIRGLYVQFASEAARRLLARVLGVSVTLEDRDGEPVPDVEVARLLSCAAETVEDPYALLGVSPGEDFEGVRRRASEARARLSRLGQRMLPASQRRALESLCSRVEAAERLLAEPMTRLGFDAGRGNLAGVERCLEAGLADERVAPLRKAFLEARPLAESRARSLFVQGQALEAHDAPESALRQYAEALSLDPLNLSWLRHYQGLRGSIRTLIPSPSGAAMQ; encoded by the coding sequence ATGGCATGCGGACACTGCGCGGTGGAGCATCCAGCGGGAACGAGCTGTCCCGCGGTTCCGTCTCTGGAGGGGCAGCATCACGGGCCCCTGGTGCTGCGCGGCGCCGTGGGCGTGGGGACGCTCGGCACGGTGTATCGGGCCGAGCATGGGCCTTCGGGTCATCTCTTCGCGGTGAAGGTGCTGCACCCGAGGCTGGCGGTGCAGCCGGCGGTGAAGGCCGCGTTCCTCGAGGAGGCGCGGCGGCTGCGCGCCTTGCGGCATCGCCATGTGGCGCGGGTGTTGGATGCGCGCCCGGGGCCGCTGGGATTGCCGTGCCTGTTGATGGAGTACGTGGAGGGGGAGGCCTTCTCGCGCCTGCCCGTTCCGCTCGTGCCCGGGGCGGCGGTGGGGTTGCTGGCGCAGGTGCTGGAGGCGTTGGAGGCCGCGCATGCACGAGGGCTGGTGCACGGCGGCTTGTCGGCGGAGTGCCTGCGGCTCACGCGGGACTCGCGCGTGAAGGTGCTCGGCTTCGGGTCGCGCGCGGTGTTGTCCGCGAGGCTCACGCCGAGGGAGCGCGCGTGCGGGATGGTGGTGGGCTCGCCGTCGTTCCTCGCCCCCGAGCAGTGGGCGGGGCGCGCGGTGGATGCGCGCACGGATGTGTATGCGTTGGGGGTGGTGGGGTATCTGCTCGTGACGGGGCGGCTGCCGTTCGGGTTCGGGCGCGTGGGGGCGATGTCACCGGTGGAGCCGCGTGTGTTGGCGCCGCGTGTTCCGCCCGCGCTCTCGGCGGTGTTGCTGCGTGCGCTGGCGGAGCGTCCGGAGGAGCGGTTCGAGGATGCGCGCGCGTTCCGTGAGGCGCTGCTCGATGGGGTGGGGAGGGCGACGGCGCGGACGCGCACGTTGAGGGGCGATGTCTCCCTCTTCGGAGACGTGATGCCCGAGGACGGAGCGACGCCGATGCACGCGGCGCTGCGGGACGTAGCGCATGTGCAGGATGCGATGCGCCGAGCCGCCGCATCGCATGAGCTGTCGACACGCGACGGGACAGCCGAAGCGCCTGCGTCACGACACGGGACAGGGTCGTCGAGAGACTCGAAGGACAGTGCTTGCGCGCCGGTGGGCACGAGGGGGCTCTCGATGTTGGACGCATCTCCGGGGGGCGCCACGGAACCACTCCGTGTCCGATTGGGCCTGGCTCCGGACGCGGAGTTTGTGCCCGTGAAGGTGAGCGAGGTGACGGTGGAAGGGTTCTTCGCCGCGTGGGCGGGGCCATTACCCCCCTTGGCGGCGCAGCTCCCCGTGGAGCTGTCCTTGGGTGGGCGCATGGTGGCCTGTGATTGCGACGTGGTCCGTCATGTCACGCGCGAAGAAGCGCGCTTGGGGAACGGCATCCGCGGGCTCTACGTGCAGTTCGCGAGCGAGGCCGCGCGCCGGTTGCTCGCGCGGGTGCTGGGCGTGAGTGTGACGCTCGAGGACCGGGACGGAGAGCCCGTGCCGGATGTGGAAGTGGCGCGGCTGTTGTCCTGCGCGGCGGAGACCGTGGAGGACCCCTACGCGTTGTTGGGGGTTTCTCCCGGCGAGGACTTCGAGGGCGTGCGTCGTCGGGCAAGTGAGGCCCGGGCGCGGTTGAGCCGGTTGGGGCAGCGGATGCTTCCCGCGAGCCAGCGTCGGGCATTGGAGTCCTTGTGCTCGCGGGTGGAGGCGGCGGAGAGGCTGCTCGCGGAGCCCATGACTCGACTGGGCTTCGATGCGGGACGGGGGAACCTGGCTGGGGTGGAGCGGTGCCTGGAAGCGGGGCTCGCGGATGAGCGGGTGGCGCCGCTGCGCAAGGCGTTCCTGGAGGCGCGACCGCTGGCGGAGTCTCGGGCCCGGTCGTTGTTCGTGCAGGGGCAGGCCTTGGAGGCACACGACGCGCCGGAATCCGCGCTGCGGCAGTATGCCGAGGCCCTGTCGCTGGACCCGCTCAACTTGAGCTGGCTGCGGCACTACCAAGGACTTCGCGGGAGCATTCGCACGCTGATTCCGAGCCCCTCGGGTGCGGCGATGCAGTGA